The proteins below come from a single Papaver somniferum cultivar HN1 chromosome 11, ASM357369v1, whole genome shotgun sequence genomic window:
- the LOC113325239 gene encoding FBD-associated F-box protein At1g66320-like — protein MGTSPPTIKLDYSLPMFQNKKLVGKALRSRNNYIQRLHVNLPMQYKRPIHRWIRAALEANVEDICISYTREETRIPKGTFSSDSLKKLALVIPHTRIELPRPRSESESLYLPRLEYLKLDYIPSTDEEQINKLVSSCPAIEYLDLMLRDDDNGDDHGIRIASPTLKHLKIRKYSGRVSLSLYAPKLVSLIFESATNNVYLEDVSSLVNATIVSKEHRGYDISSDPTAQKTSLEVLHNVQCLTIPVPLLQDFPGIPQFIENQVSEQFGNLRHLKLLRVDFSWSSSVFIIASFLSMSPNIESPTLDVTRYRPWDSASSQDELLKGELELLSVMFTLNKLKIVKIFNFKGSGIEIKLLEILSRKANVLEKFCIFGKAVDRLADTSVTEKILDDVIQLRKNSGLPNVGILLKMGKLGTGSKKIIFSLSGTQLTFSSVTPIII, from the exons ATGGGTACTTCTCCCCCAACAATAAAGCTGGATTATTCTTTGCCAATGTTCCAGAACAAAAAATTAGTCGGAAAGGCACTGAGATCCCGTAATAACTATATTCAACGGTTACATGTTAACCTCCCTATGCAATATAAGCGTCCGATCCATAGATGGATACGTGCTGCATTAGAAGCTAACGTTGAAGATATCTGTATTTCTTATACCCGTGAGGAAACTCGAATTCCAAAAGGTACGTTTTCGTCTGATTCATTGAAAAAGTTGGCACTGGTGATTCCTCATACTAGGATAGAACTACCCAGGCCAAGGTCAGAGTCAGAGTCATTGTATTTACCTCGTCTTGAATATCTTAAACTTGATTATATTCCATCTACagatgaagaacaaataaataagttAGTATCAAGTTGTCCTGCTATTGAATATCTGGATTTAATGTTACGTGATGATGATAATGGTGATGATCATGGTATTAGAATTGCTTCTCCTACGCTGAAGCACTTGAAAATTCGTAAATACAGTGGAAGAGTCTCATTGAGTTTATATGCTCCAAAACTTGTATCACTAATCTTTGAATCAGCTACAAACAATGTCTATCTGGAAGATGTTTCTTCCCTAGTCAATGCGACAATTGTTTCAAAAGAGCACAGAGGTTATGATATTTCATCCGATCCTACAGCTCAGAAAACGTCCCTGGAAGTGCTCCATAACGTGCAATGTTTAACAATACCGGTTCCACTACTTCAG GATTTCCCGGGAATTCCTCAATTCATTGAAAATCAAGTATCTGAGCAGTTTGGTAATCTACGGCATTTGAAGTTGCTGCGTGTTGATTTTTCATGGAGCAGTTCCGTTTTTATAATAGCCTCCTTTCTCTCGATGTCGCCAAATATTGAATCACCTACCTTGGATGTTACTAGATATCGCCCTTGGGATTCAGCTTCAAGTCAGGATGAG CTGCTGAAGGGGGAATTAGAGTTGTTGTCTGTGATGTTCACGCTAAACAAGCTCAAGATCGTCAAGATTTTTAACTTTAAAGGAAGCGGTATAGAAATCAAGCTTCTTGAAATTTTGTCGAGGAAGGCTAACGTTCTGGAAAAATTCTGTATTTTTGGCAAAGCAGTGGATAGACTTGCGGATACTTCTGTCACTGAGAAGATTCTCGATGATGTTATTCAATTGCGAAAGAATTCGGGCCTTCCGAATGTCGGAATACTGTTAAAGATGGGAAAATTAGGCACAggctcaaaaaaaataatattctcattgtcaggcacACAATTAACTTTtagttccgtgacacccataattatatga